CTGGAGCGGCCAGGCCGGAGGGCCGCCGCCGCGCCGGCTCAATTAGTCCATTAGCCAGCAAGCGCTCATAGGCTGACTGCCCATTGACCGGGACCAGATGGGCTACCGGTTTGCCGTGCTCGGTCAGGGTGTAAGTGTGCCCCGCCTTGACATCATCAATGTAGCCAGAGAGGTTGGCTCTCAGTTGGCGCAGACCAACAGCGGAGGTAGGCTGATTTGTTGCAACAT
This genomic stretch from Micrococcales bacterium harbors:
- a CDS encoding type II toxin-antitoxin system prevent-host-death family antitoxin: MLNVATNQPTSAVGLRQLRANLSGYIDDVKAGHTYTLTEHGKPVAHLVPVNGQSAYERLLANGLIEPARRRPSGLAAPVATAGTVSDLVSQQRR